A single Lactuca sativa cultivar Salinas chromosome 8, Lsat_Salinas_v11, whole genome shotgun sequence DNA region contains:
- the LOC111893816 gene encoding serine/arginine-rich splicing factor RS2Z32-like — translation MSSSITKEVNEISCSQNSMDTIKLLRDQIDILLRDNEDLRPPKQAKQNACCKCAYGNNQRQGMGTLPETCRNNFYVKKYTCFQCGTLGHIARNCPNRPYVPYYIQGWQNVPRGRSSKRNPSRSQSHNGQWNMKKANNQNPKDKKGMSDKKQNSRDAYVRSRSFKSKASRRSVSSSKESVEASIRSNKN, via the exons ATGAGTTCATCAATCACAAAAGAGGTTAATGAAATTTCTTGTTCTCAAAACTCTATGGATACTATTAAACTTCTTCGTGATCAAATTGATATATTACTTAGAGACAATGAGGACCTTAG GCCACCAAAACAAGCGAAACAGAATGCTTGTTGTAAGTGTGCTTATGGGAACAATCAGAGACAAGGCATGGGCACGCTACCGGAGACATGTAGAAACAACTTCTACGTGAAGAAATATACTTGTTTCCAATGTGGAACacttggacacattgccagaaattgtccaaatcgtccTTATGTTCCTTACTACATTCAAGGTTGGCAGaacgtgccaagagggagatcctccaaaagaaacccttcaAGGTCACAATCGCACAATGGTCAATGGAATATGAAAAAGGccaataatcaaaatcccaaggacaagaagggaatgtcagaCAAGAAGCAAAATTCAAGAGATGCTTATGTTAGATCAAGATCGTTTAAATCGAAGGCATCTCGGAGGTCAGTTTCAAGTTCTAAAGAAAGTGTTGAGGCATCCATCCGATCAAACAAGAACTAG